One segment of Pyrococcus sp. ST04 DNA contains the following:
- the hydB gene encoding NADPH-dependent hydrogenase/sulfhydrogenase 1 subunit beta: protein MRYVKLPKENTYEFLERLKEWGKLYAPVKISDNFYDFREIDDVRKVEFHYTRTIMPPKKFFFKPREKLFEFDLEKVEYNEVIEDVEPFILFGVHACDIYGLKILDTVYLDELPDKYYKVRREKGIIIGISCMPDEYCFCNLRETDFADDGFDLFLHELPDGWLVRVGTPIGHRIVDKNIKLFEQVTDRDICAFREFEKRRHQAFKYHEDWGNLRYLLELEMEHPMWEEEAEKCLACGICNLTCPTCRCYEVQDIVNLDGVTGYRERRWDSCQFRSHGLVAGGHNFRPTKKSRFLNRYLCKNSYNEKLGLSFCVGCGRCTAFCPAGISFVNNLRRILGLEESKCPPSVSEEIPKRGFAYSPNIRGDGV from the coding sequence TTGAGGTATGTTAAGTTGCCTAAGGAGAACACCTATGAATTTTTGGAAAGGCTCAAGGAATGGGGAAAACTTTACGCTCCGGTAAAGATCTCGGACAACTTCTACGACTTCAGGGAAATAGATGATGTTAGAAAGGTTGAGTTTCACTACACCAGAACGATAATGCCCCCAAAAAAGTTTTTCTTTAAGCCCAGGGAGAAACTGTTCGAATTCGACCTCGAAAAAGTTGAGTATAATGAAGTTATTGAAGACGTTGAGCCATTCATACTTTTTGGCGTTCATGCCTGCGACATTTATGGGCTCAAGATACTTGATACCGTTTACCTAGATGAGCTTCCGGATAAGTACTATAAGGTTAGAAGGGAGAAGGGAATAATCATAGGAATAAGCTGTATGCCAGATGAATACTGCTTCTGCAACCTACGTGAGACTGATTTTGCAGATGATGGTTTTGATTTATTCCTTCATGAGCTTCCTGATGGCTGGTTGGTAAGGGTAGGAACTCCAATTGGGCATAGAATAGTTGACAAGAACATAAAGCTATTCGAGCAGGTGACTGACAGGGATATATGCGCTTTCAGGGAATTTGAGAAGAGGAGACATCAGGCATTCAAATATCACGAGGATTGGGGTAACTTGAGATACCTCCTGGAACTTGAAATGGAGCATCCCATGTGGGAGGAAGAGGCCGAAAAATGCCTTGCATGTGGGATATGTAACCTAACTTGTCCAACGTGCAGATGTTATGAAGTTCAAGACATCGTGAACCTCGATGGTGTCACTGGCTATAGGGAGAGACGGTGGGATTCTTGTCAGTTCAGAAGCCATGGTCTTGTTGCTGGAGGCCACAACTTCAGACCAACGAAGAAGTCGAGGTTTCTCAACAGGTATTTATGTAAGAACTCATACAACGAGAAACTAGGTCTCAGCTTCTGCGTTGGATGTGGAAGATGTACTGCATTCTGTCCAGCTGGTATAAGCTTTGTTAACAACCTCAGGAGGATTCTGGGATTAGAAGAAAGCAAGTGTCCTCCCTCAGTTAGTGAAGAGATTCCAAAGAGAGGCTTTGCTTATTCACCAAACATAAGGGGTGATGGTGTATGA
- the hydG gene encoding NADPH-dependent hydrogenase/sulfhydrogenase 1 subunit gamma gives MTLPKEIMMPNDNPYALHRVKVLKVYDLTEREKLFLFRFEDPKLAETWTFKPGQFVQLTIPGVGEVPISICSSPMRRGFFELCIRRAGRVTTVVHKLKPGDTVLVRGPYGNGFPVDEWEGMDLLLIAAGLGTAPLRSVFLYAMDNRWKYGNITFINTARYGKDLLFYKELEAMKDLAEAENVKIIQSVTRDPDWPGLHGRPQQFIVEANTNPKKTAVAICGPPRMYKAVFEALINYGYRPENIYVTLERRMKCGIGKCGHCNVGTSTSWKYICKDGPVFTYFDIVSTPGLLD, from the coding sequence ATGACCCTTCCGAAAGAGATTATGATGCCAAACGACAACCCCTATGCTCTCCACAGAGTTAAGGTTCTCAAAGTTTATGATTTAACCGAAAGAGAGAAGTTGTTCCTCTTTAGATTTGAAGATCCCAAGTTGGCAGAAACTTGGACATTTAAACCTGGACAGTTTGTTCAGTTAACAATCCCTGGAGTAGGAGAAGTTCCGATAAGCATATGTTCATCTCCAATGAGAAGAGGATTCTTTGAGCTTTGTATCAGGAGGGCCGGGAGGGTAACAACAGTTGTTCACAAGCTAAAGCCTGGAGACACAGTTCTCGTCAGAGGGCCCTATGGTAATGGCTTTCCTGTTGATGAATGGGAAGGCATGGATCTTTTGTTGATAGCTGCCGGACTTGGAACTGCCCCCTTGAGAAGCGTCTTCCTCTATGCAATGGACAACAGATGGAAATACGGGAACATAACGTTCATAAACACCGCGAGATACGGGAAGGATTTGCTATTTTACAAGGAGCTCGAGGCGATGAAAGATCTTGCAGAGGCAGAAAATGTCAAGATAATCCAGAGTGTAACGAGAGATCCAGACTGGCCAGGTCTCCATGGAAGACCCCAGCAGTTTATTGTTGAAGCAAATACTAATCCAAAGAAGACCGCAGTGGCAATTTGTGGTCCTCCGAGAATGTACAAGGCGGTATTCGAGGCGCTGATAAACTACGGATATAGGCCGGAGAACATCTACGTCACCCTAGAGAGAAGGATGAAGTGTGGAATTGGAAAGTGTGGTCATTGCAATGTTGGAACGAGCACGAGCTGGAAGTACATCTGTAAAGACGGCCCTGTGTTCACGTACTTTGACATAGTGTCAACTCCAGGATTGCTAGACTGA
- the hydD gene encoding NADPH-dependent hydrogenase/sulfhydrogenase 1 subunit delta encodes MEKKKLRIGFYALTSCYGCQLQLAMMDNLLKLLPNAEIVCWFMLDRDSVEDEPVDIAFIEGSVSTEEEVELVKRIRENARIVVAVGACAVQGGVQSWSDKPLEDLWKTVYGDGKVKFQPKKAEPVSKYIKVDYNIYGCPPEKRDFLYALGTFLIGSWPEDIDYPVCLECRLKGNPCILLEKGEPCLGPVTRAGCNARCPSFGIACIGCRGAIGYDVAWFDSLARVFKEKGLTKEEIIERLKMFNGHDERVEKMVEKIFAGGGE; translated from the coding sequence ATGGAGAAAAAGAAGCTAAGGATAGGATTTTATGCTTTGACATCATGCTATGGTTGCCAGCTTCAACTTGCGATGATGGATAACTTACTTAAGCTACTCCCAAATGCTGAGATAGTTTGCTGGTTTATGCTCGACAGGGATAGTGTTGAGGATGAGCCCGTGGACATAGCTTTCATAGAGGGTAGTGTTTCTACGGAGGAGGAAGTTGAGCTCGTTAAGAGGATTAGGGAGAACGCAAGGATAGTGGTTGCAGTAGGTGCATGTGCGGTCCAAGGAGGTGTCCAAAGCTGGAGTGACAAACCTCTCGAGGATCTCTGGAAGACAGTTTATGGAGATGGAAAAGTTAAGTTCCAGCCCAAAAAAGCCGAACCTGTCTCGAAATATATTAAAGTTGACTACAACATTTATGGATGTCCTCCAGAAAAGAGAGACTTCTTATATGCCCTGGGAACATTTTTAATTGGCTCATGGCCAGAAGACATAGATTACCCAGTTTGTCTTGAGTGCAGACTTAAAGGGAACCCATGCATCCTTCTTGAAAAGGGAGAGCCCTGCCTTGGACCCGTAACAAGGGCGGGCTGTAATGCTAGGTGTCCTTCTTTTGGAATTGCTTGCATAGGTTGTAGAGGAGCTATAGGATACGATGTTGCGTGGTTCGATTCACTGGCTAGAGTCTTCAAAGAGAAAGGTCTGACAAAAGAGGAGATAATAGAGAGGTTGAAGATGTTCAACGGACATGATGAGAGGGTGGAAAAGATGGTTGAAAAAATATTCGCAGGTGGTGGAGAATGA